A single window of Eleginops maclovinus isolate JMC-PN-2008 ecotype Puerto Natales chromosome 19, JC_Emac_rtc_rv5, whole genome shotgun sequence DNA harbors:
- the LOC134881569 gene encoding cdc42 effector protein 3-like, which yields MPLRTSLHRKPASGRWPSRNTKRREVLSVNMISLPLADFRHLSHIGNDAHTDSFGDLSFLKMGHNLLLQSSQSEQNLFLACSPPPKPPRVNLEEAEGSESPDWHVGRLHVSQKKKICNSMPLLDNKERETEMEKVDGYKRGNNVAPNLAHSAGRGSLNSDRDEDSTDTCDKTVGVQHKEEDSGFSFSLDLGPSILDDVLQVMEKLHK from the coding sequence ATGCCACTCAGAACATCGCTGCACAGGAAGCCGGCCTCTGGTCGTTGGCCCAGCAGGAACACCAAGCGCAGGGAGGTGCTGTCTGTCAACATGATCAGCCTCCCACTGGCTGATTTCCGCCACCTCTCACATATTGGCAACGATGCCCACACGGACAGCTTTGGAGATCTGTCGTTCTTAAAGATGGGCCACAATCTGCTTTTACAAAGCTCCCAGAGCGAGCAGAATCTCTTCCTGGCCTGCTCTCCCCCGCCAAAGCCCCCTCGTGTGAACCTGGAGGAGGCCGAGGGCTCCGAGAGCCCCGACTGGCATGTAGGCCGCCTGCACGTgtcccagaaaaaaaagatatgcaaCTCTATGCCGCTGCTGGACAATaaggaaagggaaacagagATGGAAAAGGTGGATGGGTACAAAAGAGGGAATAATGTTGCTCCCAACCTGGCTCACAGCGCTGGACGGGGCAGTCTGAATTCAGACAGAGATGAAGACTCTACAGATACTTGTGACAAAACGGTTGGAGTGCAGCATAAGGAGGAGGACAGTGGCTTTTCTTTCAGCCTCGACCTGGGCCCTTCAATCCTGGATGATGTCCTCCAGGTGATGGAAAAACTCCACAAATAG